The DNA region GGGGGGGTGACACAAAAATGGCTCTCCGTGTGGCACCGCAGCCCGCCTCTCTCTTATAAAGCTCATTCAGAAGCAGAGATTTAGGTCAGCTATTTACTGCAGAGGATCtttaagtgtatgtgtgtgcacggCTTAACACTGAACAGCAGCCAAATGTAGCTGCTCCTCATAGGacttgttatgtttttttttttgaagcagCTTGGAGGCTGGAAAGCTCCTTAGCATCTGATGTTGAAGATAGTTCAATTGGTGctggaatgaaaaaaagaagtgtctTTTAATCAttcagtgaaaatgttttataccACTGAGTGTCATTGAGTTAGGGAAGCAGTGCCAGAGGTCTCtttatactgtttatatattaagtgttttaatacttttatgGTTATAGACTCAAGTCTTGTTTGAATATATGTGGTGAtacttaatacatttaaatgatgacAAAAGGCGACCACTTCTGCCCAATTTTAAAGGGGCAATAAAGGATACTTTTACTCTTCTTTAGCACATGCTTCTCCTTCATTGTCAAACTCAATGCGGAGTCTTCATTTGGAAGCTATTCCTCTTGTTTGCTCTCATATAATCAAGTGAACGAAAATAGACAATGCTAGATAAATAAAGTGATGGAGCTTTTCTGTGGAAAATAGCCTTATCTGCTTTGTTTGGCTTTCTTCCGGAGTTAGTAGCtgcttgttcttcttttttgaatatattttcttCAGTAAAGCTTAAATGGATGGCAGAGTTTACTTAAACCAGGATCTATACAATTGATCATGTAAGTGTtccagagacaaagacaaaagaacCTTTAAATTATCCACATCTGTTTTGGGGATATTTTTGAACACTAGCAATAGGTTTTGGGAGATGTATGCACTTTGTAACTTAAACAATGAGGACGAGTCAGGACATGTGAATACAAATCTCTTGATCTCTTGACTtcggactttttttttttttttttatcagtctgCATGTTCTGTGgtgtgcaatatatatatatatgtatgcatgtaaCATCCCTCTTTTGTAGTGATGCAAAAGTGTCATACTGAGCCATAATTATTGCTGATGGGTGGAGGGGTGAATATGTGGCTGTACATGCACATATGCACTGCCCAAACTGTAAACCTAcatagttttaaaataaaatggtgaTACAAAACCAGTCCACCACATTGGTAACATCAGGATTTGCAGCTGCACCggttgtgtttgtggttttatgaGCAGCAGTTGTTAGATGAGCTCCCCGTGCCGCCGCACTCTGCCCCTGTCTGCATGTAACTATAAAAAGACACCAGCAGGTGTTTCGGATGCCAAGTGTGATGTTGGCGGATGGCTTTATATAGGTTTTGCTTGAGAGCAGTTTTTTACCGTTTTGATTAACGACATTTGGAAAGTGTTCGCGTGGGTGTGTTGTTTGGGTCAAGTTTGATTACACTCCACAGGGTAAAGGATCAtgcatgtaaatgttttttttgttttgcctcaGTGCTTATTGAACAGCGGCACATTAAAATTTCCTGGGCTAAAGTCTAAGGGGAGCTGTTTAGTTGACAAAATGCATGCCTGTCTTTGCCCCGGCTCgctgtcatctgcataacttgCATTCTCGCCTTTAATGACCTTCCATAGCAGGACTTGGAGGGAGGATTACACTTTAAACACTCAGCGTCACTGGAATGCTTTAAGGCCACTCCCATTCCTCTGCCCTTCGCTGTGGACACTCAAACACACTATATTATGTTTTGAAGTCAACGGGAGGGGCTCCATGTCATGCTCCATACATTTTCACCAGCTTTAATGAAGCCATATTTCAGCATGTTATTGTTTGAAGAGCCCAAATATGATTCagaatagacttttttttttactgattggAACATTTAAGGCAGCTTTTTAGCTCATCAAAATGTGTGCTATTCAGTTTCATCAGGTCTGCAGCTCAtacttgtattattttatttcacagacGAATAATATAGAGAATCAATGACTAAAGTGTTTTCCAAATGCTGTACAAGCCGAATGCGTTCACCTTGTCTCCTCCTGTCAGCGACCTTGACACAGCCACAGCCGTTACCCTCCTCGACTCGTTTCATCCCTTCAGCTCccccacatttttattttttttttttaaccattctGTATCTGTCATCTGAAAGGAATGCCGACATGGGAACGGTTTCCATAGAAACACGTTTCAGACGGCGTCGGTGTCGTTGCCGTGCCGTTTCTCCTATCATTTCCTCACACTGCATTtttgtgggagagagagagaaactgacgTCTGCAGCATATCGTGAGCATGCATACTAACCATCAGTCAAGCAGCTCGTATTAAGAAAGGGCGATGCAAGAGagatgacgtgtgtgtgtgtgtgtgtgtgtgcgtgcttttCAACTGTTTGAAGATTATTAGAGCTGAAGTGGATGAATCCTATTTAAGATCACGGATAAGCAggttaaacacatttcatgGCACTTGGCactgtgcaaaaaaataaaaaataaaacaagatctTTTAACCTATCTATATAAAAGATTAGATTAATTTATAAGATTTCTTCAATGAGGttcaataaaatatgaagataTTAACAGTGTGTTGAGAATGAACTGGAAAATAGGACGTCAGCACAAAACTAAAAAGCTGAACAGAGTCTTTAATCCATTCCACCTCCACAACCCCTCCTGTACAGCTGAGCCTGCAATGAAACCTGCCTCGAGGTGGGGTGGAGGCTGAGCAAAAGGAGAAATGattctattattatattatagctATAACCTGCCTACTAGAATTACATAGTTATTAAATCTGCAATGGAAGTCTCATCCATTTCtgtgcttctttcttttccttttcgaTCCCTCAGGGAGCTTTTGGAGCCCTGCAAAAGATCTGTGAAGACTCTGCTGAGATCCTGGACAGCGACATGCTGGATCGTCCTCTTAACATCATGATCCCCAAGTTCTTGCAGTTTTTCAAGCACAACAGCCCCAAGATTAGGTATCATATTTTCTTCCAATACTTAACATGATTTGGTGACTATAAAAACAACTTTGAGTCATGACTACATCCAACTTTTTGCTTTCCAGTGAAGGCACATTTGTTAAATCTGCTACTGATAAGTTTTTTTGAAGAATCTATggcattattaaaatgattatgaatCCCAGTCACTGTATTTACTTATTgatcatttactgtatgtttagttAGTGAagagtttatttgtttattttattttaaagaattagCTCTAGATTTTCCTGACTGCTGCTCTCTAATTATATGAATTACAGGTCCAacctttattgtatttgttaCATAGAATTATAAACTATTAAGGTTTAAGTGGGAAAATTCCTTTTTTAGTCCCACCTTTTAACTCAGCATTTAATCATCAacttataagtatgttttataattcaaatatatttatttagatcTGTATATCGTACAGTATTATGTACAAGACTAAaggtttataatatatataattatacagCTGAAGTCTCAGTCTGTTCATttgacagaagaaaagaggTTCTCATATTTGGAGGTTAAATTAGAGGAGAGGGAGTAAAGGAGAAGACAGAGGCCGCATTCATAGTGTGCAAACATGTGAggaaaaacatgttgttgtgaCTCTTAAGTGGTGGTTATTGTGTTGCAGGTCTCATGCCATCGCCTGCGTTAATCAGTTCATCATCAGCAGAACTCAGGCTCTCATGCTGCACATCGACCCTTTCATTGAGGCAAGTCTGGCTGTAACTTCACACTAGCGTCCTGTCATGTGTgtagaaacaaaaaacacacacaaacagttggTCTATCCCCAATAAAGATGACCTTCCTTTTTCAGGTCACTATTCACCACTTCAGTAAATAAGACACTAGCTACCTCACAGTTGTGGTTTGTGTGTAGTTTCTTTTAAACACTTTCTTAAAGTCTTAGTTAAAAGCCTTCGTGAAAAGATTCAAGTCATGACTGTGTTTGAATGTTGATAGTTTTTAGCCCCAAACATTAACCTAGACTTTTTTTAGTTTCataattttttacttttgctgtttttaattcatgcatatgttattcatatttatagGTTTTACATTAGTAATAACTAACTATGAAATGCTAGCCTGCAATTTTACCCATAGTAATATGTGTATCACAGTACAGATTTTATTAATTCATGATATGAACCTACAGTACCAAAACACCTTCCCATTCaattgaatgagaaagtgtgtccaaataTTTCTCTGGTACTTTATATTGAAACATCATAACAAAAATGCCTAGAATGTTGGTGCTTTTATTAGcaacatgtactgtacacatgcattatccataaaatgtcaaaaatgtaataGAGTGGAAGGAAGCTAAAGTATAAAATAGCTGAACAGTGACAGACGTAAGGTGTCTGTAGTGATGCTACATGGCAGAACACGTGGtatcaaattaaaacatatatgtacaaaaaaaaatgtacaaacactTGGTGGTGCAAGATTTCTTCCACCCCTATTCATATTTGTTCTTGAACTCACTTAGTAACTTGTGTGTTATTCACatattactgttactgttagcAGTTGTTGTTTTGGTAGTAGTAGGAATTATTGTTTCACACTATGTAAAGAAGATGTTTGATCGTGGTGTCTTTCTGCCCTCTATAGAACCTGTTTGCACTGGCGACAGATGAGGAGCCAGAAGTGAGGAAGAACGTGTGCAGAGCTCTGGTCATGCTGCTGGAGGTTCGTCTGGACCGTCTGCTGCCTCACATGCATAACATCGTAGAGGTGAGTGAAGCTTGGCGGTGATGTAGGAGGATGTAGGAGTAATTCAGTGTGGTACTTTTAGAATgtagtgttatttttttgtaaacacaaatcataaaggatgtaacattttatttattttcattttatcttaGTACATGCTGCAGAGGACTCAGGACCAAGATGAAAATGTGGCGCTGGAGGCCTGTGAGTTCTGGCTTACTCTGGCAGAGCAACCGGTGTGCAAGGAAGTGCTGTGTGGACACCTCTCAcagtaagaacacacacacacacacacacacacacacatatggataTACAATTCACAGACTAACACTCCAGTACAAATATTGAAAGCTGTTGATTCATAGCAACCTTGGCAGTAAGTCAGTAAAGACCTTGTCCCTGGATGATATTCTTCCTCTTCACCTCTGGACAGCTGATTAAGAACTGTGGCTGTTGACCTTAGCTGTAGCATCTGTCACCCTGCTGTCACATTAAAGTGTGCCCCCAGCAGGAATCAGATGTGAGTGATCACTCCTGGGCTCTAACCTATCCTTGCCCTTTGttctcatcatttttttttcctctggctTGTGCTCCAGGCTCACTCCGGTCCTTGTCAACGGGATGAAGTACTCTGAGATTGACATTATCCTGCTCAAGGTCAGTTTATATAGCTTAATATTTGCGACTGTAGGTAAGGCGATGAATTGCCCCCCATGACTCAAGATGACACACAGTtcaattttgttgtttgtgtgactgtgtggtGCAAGTACTTTTgagttaaatacatttgtattgcAGTCAGTTGTAGACGCTGGTACGCTGTGATGTTTGTAGACCATTCAGCCATGCcaaggataagttcacaattattcaagtctgtattaaaacaataatcaggtgCCCAAATTAATATTGAAACAGCTTTTGCTCACTCTAATGATTCTTTCTGTTCATTCTGGCCAAGAACcactaaatgtatttacaactgaatgatggaggacaaaatcttAATCCTTGTTATAAGGaggacatttatttaaaagttaagtATGAGGCTTCCGCTGAGTTAGACAAATAACATTGCTATCCTTCACAGTTAGCCTTTGTAGTAACGGGAAAATGTTCTTTGCGTCTCATTGGACAGTATTTCCTGTTCAGCTACATTGGAAGGATggtaacacaaagagggaaaataACTGAAAGACTTGATTTCACTAATTTGGGCAGCTGCAGGCCACTCATTAGATTTGAGTAAACTTtcaaatatagttttatattGTAAGAGGCTTGTGGATGTTGTCCCCCAGCTCTTCACACTTAAAGTATATTATTAAggaatcttctaatggtcagtatgaacaggaggaatgaatacaacaagaaaaatgtgtcaatgttcattttggctcctgacttttgttttaaaatatgaaacagaacgtgaacatttttgaaatatctTTATGGGACATACGAGTTTACCTCTATTCTCGTTCATTCATCGTCAGGGGGACATTGAGGAAGATGAGGCCATTCCCGACAGCGAGCAAGACATCAGACCCCGTTTCCATCGTTCCCGCACAGTTGCCCAGCAGCATGAGGGCGATGggatagaggaagaggaagatgatgacGATGAGCTGGACGATGATGATACTATCTCTGATTGGAACCTGCGTGAGTTCAGTGCCTGTGTAAATGGAGCTGTCTAGATATCTCTCTCCAGCAATGGTCTCCTTGCTGATATAAATCTTCCTCTTTCACAGTCTCCCTTCCCCTTATATTCTGAGTCAGTACTGGGAAGTGGACTGATTACttgtcttgtgtttgtgttttattgtatctGTGATGTCTGTATGATGTTTGTCTTCAAACATCTACGTTTTTGTGTatgtctctctgtttttctctgaatGTTAGGTAAATGTTCGGCAGCAGCTTTGGACGTTTTGGCCAATGTGTTCAGAGATGATCTGTTGCTGCACCTTCTGCCCCTACTCAAAGAGCTGCTCTTCCATCCGGAGTGGGTAGTTAAAGAGTCTGGCATCCTCGTGCTGGGAGCTATAGCTGAAGgtaagaagggaaagaaaatgaattaaggAACAAAACATAGGGAGTAAGATCCCCCACATGAAATCCTTGCTTCAAAAGACACTGTTCTCATCCTTTTATCTGCAGGCTGCATGCAGGGCATGATCCCATACCTGCCTGAGCTCATTCCCCATCTCATCCTCTGTCTGGCTGACAAGAAGGCCCTGGTGCGCTCTATCACCTGCTGGACGCTGAGCCGCTACGCCCACTGGGTCGTTAGCCAGCCACCAGATGTTTACCTGAAGCCTCTAATGACGGAGTTACTCAAACGTATTCTAGATAGCAACAAGCGTGTGCAGGAGGCTGCTTGCAGGTGGGCAAGAAATCCTGATAAAGCCATGTAATTTTACAAATTAGGAAACCTGTAATGCATTAGGACCGGTGCCACCCACACAGTTTACCCTTAGGTGTTGGAGATGCATTCAGATTTCTTGGTAACAATATGTTCTTCCCTCCCCCTGCTAGTGCCTTTGCCACACTGGAGGAGGAGGCTTGCACAGAGCTGGTGCCCTACCTGGCATTCATCCTGGACACACTGGTGTTCGCTTTCAACAAGTACCAGCACAAAAACCTGCTGATTCTTTACGACGCCATAGGAACACTTGCAGACTCAGTGGGGCATCATCTTAATAAACCGGTATGCAGAacaaaaatatatcagtttCACTTCACATTTCTATGTGTAACATTGGCACATACTATTTAccccttcttcctcattttacttttgtagTGCTAGTGGTGGTAAGCGTACTTTCAGAAGTTATAGTTAAATATAGAGGACGCCCAATGCTTCTAAGATCTATTTGCTTTTAATTAATTACTGTCTGTAATTATCACTCACTCGTCAGTTGCATACTGTGTTTCAATGTATTTATCAGGAGTACATCCAGATGTTGATGCCTCCACTGATCCAGAAATGGAACCAGCTGAAAGATGAAGACAAAGATCTCTTCCCTCTATTAGAAGTGAGTTTCTAATGCATAATTACACCAGGCATAGCTAAGTTGTATAATGATAACAGAGTGAGGACATGCCTCTGACTGTATGTGCTTCCTGTCTGCCTTTTTCAGTGTCTGTCATCTGTAGCCACTGCCCTACAGAGCGGCTTCCTGCCATACTGTGAGCCTGTGTACCAACGCTGTGTTAACCTGGTCCAGAAGACCCTTGCTCAAGCCATGGTGAGTGTTCAAGCCCATCAAATGTTTACGATTCATACACTCcactattatttttatatacaaaagGGGCATATTTGAACCCCTGGACTCCTAAATTCTTGACCCTACTTCCTGCAAAGCCAGGTAAAACTTAAAGCTGCTCTACTCTGTAATTTTAATGCCAACACAGGATCAAACAACTATAATGTGAAAGGAGTTCCTTGTAGTGACAAACCCACCAATAATTATAACCTGACTCTAGTTCCCCTCAGCTAAGAgtttttgtgtctctttcatctcattgttttagttttatggcCTTTAACTTTTTGGTCCACTGTCAAAAAAAGACTTGTTTTCAGACGCAGCTGTTTTTGGTGAAGAGGCTTTGATATACCCATTCTACAGATGGTGGGAATTGTATAATCAGAATAGAGAACTGACTTCTTAACTCAAGCTTTTTAAAGAAGTATAATGTGATGAACCAGTGGTTATGATATTCATTTAATTCAACTCAACTACCTTCCTTAACTCTTCTAGCTTCATCAGTCCCAGCCAGACCAGTATGAGGCCCCTGACAAAGACTTCATGATCGTAGCTTTGGATCTCCTCAGTGGACTGGCGGAGGGTTTGGGAGGCACCATTGAACAGCTGGTCACTCGTAGCAACATCCTGACCCTCATGTACCAGTGTATGCAGGTGAAGATCTGTGAAAGGGTGCAACATGCCACTTATCTGATGAACTGAGAAACTCACGTTGCATGATTCACCTTTTGTTATTCTGTCTTACCATTCAGGACAAAATGCCAGAAGTGCGTCAGAGTTCTTTTGCTCTGCTGGGGGATCTGACTAAGGCTTGTTTCCAGCACGTCAAACCTTGCATTGGTATGTTCTTTGAAGTTGACTATGAAGCATTGTTTTGGCAATACATTGTTAGACAGTTGCTAAATTGACTCACTTTCCTTCTTCCAGCTGATTTTATGCCCATACTGGGTACTAATTTAAACCCAGAGCTAATATCAGTGTGCAACAATGCTACATGGGCAATTGGAGAGATATCTATTCAAATGGGTGAGTGCATCATTTGCAACACATGTACACTATATTTTCTGTATACTGTGCTTGCTGTCCACAAATTTCTTTCCATCATTTCTCATTGTTCCTACTTTCTTAGGGCCTGAAATGCAGCCGTACGTTGCCATGGTGCTGCACCAGCTGGTGGAGATCATTAACAGGCCCAATACCCCAAAGACTCTTCTGGAAAACACAGGTACCACTCTGTGGCAGTGCTGAACCAGCCAGCCAGGTTGCCACACATGCAGGAAGGTGCTCACACACTTAGGTCCACTCAGCCAGGACTCACCACACCCACTGGAGTGCCTGCCCTGCCCTTTAATCTCTTGTCAAAAACCCTTCCAAAGTAATGAGCCTTACAGGTTGCGCTGGTTTCCCCAAAGTATGCAAAATATTTCAGCCACTGATTTATTATCTGACAAATGTGGCCTGTAAACATagatgaaagaaaattaaaccCTGGGCAAGCCCGGGTGTGAAATTCTTGACACTCTTGAATCGAGCGAGCCATGTAAGCGCCCAGACTTGGAATTAACTAATGTGGTTTCACTGTGCACCATCAGGTGAGGTAGAACATAGAGACAGAACAAAAAGCAAGGCATAAGCAGTGTGTGAGATAGATAGGTAAGTTCACAGCCTCACATAGTTAAATGTTACCGTAAGACTTGAGACAGACATATTAACACTTCAACAAGAACTACTCATCAGTGATTTAGAGAACACCTAAACTGACTAAATGAAGGGCACTTAGCTGAGAACATTCTTAAATGAAAGCTTACACTCTGCTcttgttttattaattaaactggAAATTGGGATTTGATGAGTCGCAGCGACCATCCCATCAAAAACATTTATGCAAGGGTTAAGTGTAACCTGcctaaaaaaaggaaaaaaaagaaaaactaggGACTCAGTAGATGTGttcctgtttgtttgctgtcagtttatttgttgcttttatttacTGTTCTTTAAATGTGGATGCATATCTGCCAATagatgttaaatgttgttaaGAATGGCCAATGTTTGATGCAGGATACATGATACTCATAACTGTGTCACGCCAGTCGAATTTCATAAGACTTTATAGTAAAGTCTGCATTGGACCAGTGAACCTTTTCACCATGTTTTCAATGTGTTAATTGAAAACGTGACAGTGGATACAAAGGAAACAAAATTAAGAAACAAAATTGTTATGCTTGCTTTAGAGATTTCCAGAATAACCAGTTTAATACTGGATCTAAAATTTTGAATAAACAGCAGTGTAACACCACAGTTAAAAGGTGGGTGTGGTGGAACATTTTTTGGAGTGCGTGGCGGCACTTTTCTCTCCAATCAGCTGATCCTGCACTGAACTTTATTCTAATGAGCATACCATCTGCTTTCTGCATGTGTCATTGGACTGTTCATAAATGCCTGTTTGTTAATGAGAATGTTGCATAGTTTTGTGTCTCTTAAACTTAggtcctccctcctctctgcctcaTAAGAACCTGCTGTGCTGGATACTAGTCTCCCTCCATGTAGTTGGCTTGGAGTAATCTGTCATTTCTtttcaaaagaacaaaaaaaccccaaaaaaacatttctgtttcttaTGTAAAATTAACATTTGTGAGTTTAAGGGAGAAATCTGAAAGCCCAAGTGAACTGCTTCTGTTTAGGCCAGTCACATATACACATGCTACAGCTTAGCTAGCCTGTGTCTTTACATTTTGAAAcctataatttttttaattaacggtttaaaagtataaaagattTGAATAGCTGTTTGATCCATATGATTTCTGAAAGCAGATGCCATTGTTTGCCTTTTTCTATGAATGTCTTGTCAAAGTTGTCAATGTGTTCTCCCTTAAAcgtgttgtatgttttttttagagtgtcatattttacattctTCCCCATGACTGACGGGGGCAGTAATAATCAACACTAGTGAAATCTTCTGTTTATTATCATACACAGATTCTGTTGATTTATGTCTctgagttgtttgttttttctttatttttctcctcccctcctcattGCTCATGTCTTGGTTGGCGTTTGGTGGTGTGTAACCGTGATTGCGTTACCTTAGCAATAACAATTGGTCGTCTTGGTTACGTTTGTCCTCAAGAGGTGGCACCCATGCTACAGCAGTTTATAAGACCCTGGTGTGTATTAttcaatcttttatttaattcatcttctctctctgctttcttcctctcttctcgtCTGTCTCCTGTTGctccccttttttctcccctgttgctctcctctcctcactttccttctcaaaaaaaaaaagtctttccagttttttttttaatttaaattttttcgTTGTTTCTTATCAGTTTGTAATCATTGCCAACCATGTGACTAACCCTGTCCTCTTTTAGGTCCTACTTGTGATTTGTTTTGCCTCAGTAGCACCTTCATGTATTATacattaatttgtttaatttctagttttttgtcattgttaaCTGTCGCTAACAACCTAAAAGATGCATGGGATCAGATTTGTCACATGCCTGCTGGTTCAACAACAGAGAAAGGATGCAGTCTTTGCTGCAAAGGAGCATTCCCTAAAGCCCTTTCTCATTTAGTAGTCACCCAGCTGCATGTGCCTGTCCCAAAAGTACCCCAAACCTTCTCTAGTCAAATCTgtcccaaaaaaataaataaaaagtaatattaCATTTCAAGGTGCTATAGATGAGGTTTTGCTGAACACACTGCTCATAGACAAAACGTTGAAGTTAATAGAGCTCAGAGTAGTtgtgttaaaagtaaaaatgtttgttttttaaatttttgatcTGTTTTGTGTGCATGCTTGACTTTTTGTGGTTATCTCGGGTCGTGATAGACACAGTTGTCTCCTCACGTACAGTTTAACATTGTAGTTACTGTTAAGGAAGATGAGTACTGATGATAAGAAAACAcctaaatgttacatttaaggGTAGCAATAAGCTGTATTTGTTACATATCTCTTACATTTCTTACAAATATGTTGATATTTCTTATAGAG from Scomber scombrus chromosome 15, fScoSco1.1, whole genome shotgun sequence includes:
- the tnpo1 gene encoding transportin-1 isoform X1, producing the protein MECAWKPDEQGLQQILQLLKESQSPDTSTQRSVQQRLEQLNQYPDFNNYLIFVLTKLKSEDEPTRSLSGLILKNNVKAHYQNFPNGVSDFIKSECLQNIGDSSPLIRATVGILITTIASKGELQNWPELLPKLCQLLDSEDYNTCEGAFGALQKICEDSAEILDSDMLDRPLNIMIPKFLQFFKHNSPKIRSHAIACVNQFIISRTQALMLHIDPFIENLFALATDEEPEVRKNVCRALVMLLEVRLDRLLPHMHNIVEYMLQRTQDQDENVALEACEFWLTLAEQPVCKEVLCGHLSQLTPVLVNGMKYSEIDIILLKGDIEEDEAIPDSEQDIRPRFHRSRTVAQQHEGDGIEEEEDDDDELDDDDTISDWNLRKCSAAALDVLANVFRDDLLLHLLPLLKELLFHPEWVVKESGILVLGAIAEGCMQGMIPYLPELIPHLILCLADKKALVRSITCWTLSRYAHWVVSQPPDVYLKPLMTELLKRILDSNKRVQEAACSAFATLEEEACTELVPYLAFILDTLVFAFNKYQHKNLLILYDAIGTLADSVGHHLNKPEYIQMLMPPLIQKWNQLKDEDKDLFPLLECLSSVATALQSGFLPYCEPVYQRCVNLVQKTLAQAMLHQSQPDQYEAPDKDFMIVALDLLSGLAEGLGGTIEQLVTRSNILTLMYQCMQDKMPEVRQSSFALLGDLTKACFQHVKPCIADFMPILGTNLNPELISVCNNATWAIGEISIQMGPEMQPYVAMVLHQLVEIINRPNTPKTLLENTAITIGRLGYVCPQEVAPMLQQFIRPWCTSLRNIRDNEEKDSAFRGICTMISVNPGGVVQDFIFFCDAVASWVNPKDDLRDMFYKILHGFKNQVGEENWMRFSDQFPMPLKERLATFYGV
- the tnpo1 gene encoding transportin-1 isoform X2 gives rise to the protein MHQLHINNVSICSKQSRLKESILITTIASKGELQNWPELLPKLCQLLDSEDYNTCEGAFGALQKICEDSAEILDSDMLDRPLNIMIPKFLQFFKHNSPKIRSHAIACVNQFIISRTQALMLHIDPFIENLFALATDEEPEVRKNVCRALVMLLEVRLDRLLPHMHNIVEYMLQRTQDQDENVALEACEFWLTLAEQPVCKEVLCGHLSQLTPVLVNGMKYSEIDIILLKGDIEEDEAIPDSEQDIRPRFHRSRTVAQQHEGDGIEEEEDDDDELDDDDTISDWNLRKCSAAALDVLANVFRDDLLLHLLPLLKELLFHPEWVVKESGILVLGAIAEGCMQGMIPYLPELIPHLILCLADKKALVRSITCWTLSRYAHWVVSQPPDVYLKPLMTELLKRILDSNKRVQEAACSAFATLEEEACTELVPYLAFILDTLVFAFNKYQHKNLLILYDAIGTLADSVGHHLNKPEYIQMLMPPLIQKWNQLKDEDKDLFPLLECLSSVATALQSGFLPYCEPVYQRCVNLVQKTLAQAMLHQSQPDQYEAPDKDFMIVALDLLSGLAEGLGGTIEQLVTRSNILTLMYQCMQDKMPEVRQSSFALLGDLTKACFQHVKPCIADFMPILGTNLNPELISVCNNATWAIGEISIQMGPEMQPYVAMVLHQLVEIINRPNTPKTLLENTAITIGRLGYVCPQEVAPMLQQFIRPWCTSLRNIRDNEEKDSAFRGICTMISVNPGGVVQDFIFFCDAVASWVNPKDDLRDMFYKILHGFKNQVGEENWMRFSDQFPMPLKERLATFYGV